The nucleotide sequence GAACATTGCCTCACCCGACAGGATGGAGAATGGGAGAACAATCGCAACGCTGATGAGAGTTGCTACAGAAACACGACAAGAATTCACAGGAATTACGGGTACGCTGAGGTCAATTGGTTACGCCAAGCTTTCACATGATAACGCACTGCATCACATAGCCACTCGTCATACTGAGGGTAGACTGGCAACCGCGGGACTAGTTGCCACCCGGCTGAGTTTAGGAGTTGCGTTAAGGCTGTTACGGTTTTATGGTGATAGTCGGGGTTCACCTCATCCTTAGGAACCAAACCACCCAAATCGCGGACTCCTGCATCTAGGCAAGCAAGTAGAACTTCTGGCTCCTTGACTAGATTTGGGGGCAGTTGCAGCGTGATGTCGGTTGGTAACATGTCACGGGCGATCGTCACTAGCCTCACCAAGTCACCCTCTGGAAACGACGATCGCGGATCAGATTGACGAGTACCCAAGCAATAGGGTTGCAAAATCACTTCTTGAATGTGTCCCCAACGCCGATGTAAGTTAGCGATCGCAGCTAAGGTGTCTTGCCAATCTGCTTCTGTTTCCCCGATACCCACCAACAGTCCTGTGGTAAATGGGATCCGTAACTCTCCTGCCCAGGCAAGTTGTTGCAGACGTATCTCTGGATGCTTGCTGGGAGCGTGCCGATGCACTGTTGTCATCAACTTTGGCGTAATTTGTTCTAACATCAACCCCATAGAAGCATTGACTCGCTTTAGCCGCTCCATTTCTGTAAAGGTGAGTGGCCCAGCATTGGTATGGGGCAAAA is from Cyanobacteriota bacterium and encodes:
- the cofG gene encoding 7,8-didemethyl-8-hydroxy-5-deazariboflavin synthase subunit CofG — protein: MGSRLITYSPAYTLVPTYECFNRCTYCNFRADPYQSPWLEIEQAAAQLRSLRQSLHPVIEILILSGEVHPRSQRRSAWWQRIYDLCDLALQLGFLPHTNAGPLTFTEMERLKRVNASMGLMLEQITPKLMTTVHRHAPSKHPEIRLQQLAWAGELRIPFTTGLLVGIGETEADWQDTLAAIANLHRRWGHIQEVILQPYCLGTRQSDPRSSFPEGDLVRLVTIARDMLPTDITLQLPPNLVKEPEVLLACLDAGVRDLGGLVPKDEVNPDYHHKTVTALTQLLNSAGWQLVPRLPVYPQYDEWLCDAVRYHVKAWRNQLTSAYP